From the Halomonas sp. MCCC 1A13316 genome, the window ACGCGCTTGGTCACATTATTGTGGTCAAGAGGTTCGCCCTGGCGATTGCAAAAAACATAGCTGCTTCTTCCTTTTGTTGCCATGTACTGTTCTTTGAGAGCTTCACATACGGGACCCAGCATAGGGACTTCACGCTGGGATCCATCGGTCTTGGTGTATTCAGTCTCGCCTTGTATAAGCGTTTCCCGTACTAGTATCTCTTGCCTTTCAAAATCTACGCACTGCCACTTCAGGCCATCTATTTCGCCCGTTCGAAGTCCAGTATAAAACCTGACAATGTAGTAGTTTCGGTAGTCTTCGCGGACTTGGCTGATTATTCTATCCACTTCCTTGAGAGAAAAAGGCTCGATGTGACTCTTCTTTAGCTTGAGCGGTTTGATGTTCCTGTAGGGGCTCTCGAAGCCATACCGATCCGCAGCTTCATCCATGACCATTTTTAATATCGCCATGTGGCTGTTGATCGTCTTGGGAGAGAGCTTGATGTTTGCTCCCCTGCCTTTGCGGTTGGCGAGGCTGGACCGAAACTGCAGAAGGTCAGCTTTGCTGATCACCTTTATTCGCTTCGCTCCCAAGAGTGGCTTCAGTGAGTTGTCGATAATTGACTGAACATTCCTGGTATGAGATTTGCGCCACTCAACCTGCATCTCGCTGAACCACTGGGAAGAAAATTCAGCCAACGTGACAGAGGTGGAAAGGCTTTCGACTTCAGAAGTTTCATCTACGGTTGCCCGAGCTTGCTGAACCTTTTTCAGGTTTCCGCTGCCAGGGAAGAACTCGGCATAATCAAACTCATCGAGAAGAATTTTGGCTTCAATCCGCTGGAGCAGACACTCGACCTTCTTTCGATTGGCCGGTGTGTCATGCAGGGCAGTCTGCTCTCGGCAGCGCACGCCGTGAAAGAAGAAATCCAGGTAGAGTTTCCCCGTTTCCTTGCGTGCCCTGACCTTACCCATGACATACGGCTCCACCCGCCATGGGGATGCTCAAGTCATCGGCAGCCGAGCTGGCCATCATTTCCTGCTCGACCGCTTCCCAGAGGAACAGGATCTTCCGGCGGCCAAACGGCTTGATGTAGTGCTTGCCTTCAAGTAGGACGGTGTCCTTGAGGCACTGACGGATGGTGCGACAGTCATACTTGATGCGTGCCGCGAGTTCTTCCGTGGTCAGGTAGGTGAAGGAGGTATCCATCGAAAACGCCCTCGTATGGTGATAGCCTGAATCTACAAAAGGCATTCGCAGTAGCCAAATGCCATCCTGAATGACATTTTAGCCTGCATAATCACACTTGCAAGGGTTTTTTGTCATCCTGGATGCAAAAATTAACTCTTGGATGAGGTGGGCATGATCCGATGCCATTTGGCACGCCTGATGGGCGAACGCAAGATGAAGATCGTGGACGTGGCGAGGGAGACCGGGCTGAACCGCAATACCGTGACCCTCCTTTATAGGGAAACAGCGCAGAGGATAGATCTCGAAGCACTGGAGAAGCTGTGTCAGCTTTTCGACTGTGAAGTGGGGGAGCTACTGGAGTACGTGCCGGAAAATTCGTAAACCGGCAGGGCAGGGTGGGTCGAAGATAGGTTGTGACACTGTAGACGGAAGGTCGCCGGGTGTGGGCTGCTTTTGGGTACAACAACTATTGGCTGGACACAAGACCGTCACAATGGTGTCACAGCTGGACTTTAGAGTTAGAAACGAAAAAGAGGCGGATCAGCAATTGCCTGATCCGCCTCTTTAATATTTGGTAGCGGGGGCCGGATTTGAACCGACGACCTTCGGGTTATGAGCCCGACGAGCTACCAGACTGCTCCACCCCGCATCAACGTGAGGCGTATTCTACGCTTTTTCTGCGCTGTGTCAAGGTGAGCGACGTTGTTAGTGCAAGCGTGGCGCTTGTGTCCATAATCAGTGAGGGGGAAGCTTGAAGGCAAGCCCTTCTGGCAGCATCCTGTTATGGCTGGCTTGCCCCGGTAGGTCTAGCAATGAGACTAAAAAGCGTCATGATCAGGGAGGTGGAATATGACTCAAACAGCACCCGTAGCGTGGGTTACCGGCGGAACCGGGGGTATCGGTTCGGCAATCTGCCGCGGTCTGGCAGCTGCGGGCTACCACGTGGTGGCGGGCTACCATAATCCGGAAAAGGCCAAGACCTGGCTCGAGACACAGAAAGCCGACGGATTCGACAATATCTCTCTGTCGGGTGTCGATCTGACCGACTACCAGGCGTGTGAAAAAGGCACAAAGGAAATCGAAGCGGCACATGGGCCGATTAGCGTATTAGTCAACTGTGCCGGGATCACTCGCGACGGCACGATGAAGAAGATGACCCCCGAGCAGTGGCACGAAGTTATCGACACCAATCTCAACACCGTATTCAACACCTGCCGCAGCGTCATCGAGAGCATGCTCGAGCACAAGCATGGGCGCATCATCAACATCTCTTCGATCAATGGCCGCAAGGGCCAGTTCGGCCAGGTCAACTACTCGGCAGCCAAAGCCGGCATGCATGGCCTGACCATGGCACTGGCTCAGGAGACGGCCACCAAGGGCATCACCGTCAATACCGTGTCGCCCGGCTATATCGCTACCGACATGATCATGAATATTCCCGAGAACGTACGTGAAGCCATTCGCGAAACCATCCCTGTAAAGCGCTATGGCACGCCGGAGGAGATCGCTCGGCTGGTGGTGTTCCTGGCTGATAAGGAGTCAGGCTTCATCACTGGCGCCAACATCGATATCAATGGTGGTCAGTTCATGGGTTGAAAGCTGCTGAGCCTGCACGGGAGGCCCCTGGGCCTCCTGTTTTCGTCTTACAGCAGACGTCAGGGAGGTGGCAGGCGAGTAAGACGCGTGAGTAGCGAGTCGAGCTCACTCACTTCGAGTTGCCACTGCTCGGGAGAGACCGGCCCCGTCGCCAACAGGTTGCGCAATACGATACGAACCTCCTCGGCGCGACTCAGCTCGCGGCCTAGGCCTTCGTTGAGTCGCTCGACCTGGATGGCCAGACGCAGGGGTTCGTCATGCTGGCTGACACGGCCCATCGAGAGCAGTGATAGATGAACGCGCAGGCGCGCCAACCGTTCGCTGACTTCCTGAGTGGGCGGTGGATTTCGCCGCGAGGCGTTGCGCTGCTCGTGTGCGCTGTGCATGTCTTCGGGGAGGTCGAGTTCGGGGTCGAGGGAGATGTCTTCACAGGCGTTTCCCTCGAGGCATGCGGCATCTGCCGCCAGGTGAGCGTCGAGCAGGGAGCGGCAGGCCT encodes:
- a CDS encoding helix-turn-helix domain-containing protein; its protein translation is MIRCHLARLMGERKMKIVDVARETGLNRNTVTLLYRETAQRIDLEALEKLCQLFDCEVGELLEYVPENS
- the phbB gene encoding acetoacetyl-CoA reductase is translated as MTQTAPVAWVTGGTGGIGSAICRGLAAAGYHVVAGYHNPEKAKTWLETQKADGFDNISLSGVDLTDYQACEKGTKEIEAAHGPISVLVNCAGITRDGTMKKMTPEQWHEVIDTNLNTVFNTCRSVIESMLEHKHGRIINISSINGRKGQFGQVNYSAAKAGMHGLTMALAQETATKGITVNTVSPGYIATDMIMNIPENVREAIRETIPVKRYGTPEEIARLVVFLADKESGFITGANIDINGGQFMG
- a CDS encoding tyrosine-type recombinase/integrase, producing the protein MGKVRARKETGKLYLDFFFHGVRCREQTALHDTPANRKKVECLLQRIEAKILLDEFDYAEFFPGSGNLKKVQQARATVDETSEVESLSTSVTLAEFSSQWFSEMQVEWRKSHTRNVQSIIDNSLKPLLGAKRIKVISKADLLQFRSSLANRKGRGANIKLSPKTINSHMAILKMVMDEAADRYGFESPYRNIKPLKLKKSHIEPFSLKEVDRIISQVREDYRNYYIVRFYTGLRTGEIDGLKWQCVDFERQEILVRETLIQGETEYTKTDGSQREVPMLGPVCEALKEQYMATKGRSSYVFCNRQGEPLDHNNVTKRVWYPLLRRLGLNKRRPYQTRHTAATLFLASGENPEWVARVLGHSSTDMLFKVYSRYIPNATRMDGSAFEKLVNTAISQAKEPVHEKE